A DNA window from Drosophila virilis strain 15010-1051.87 chromosome 4, Dvir_AGI_RSII-ME, whole genome shotgun sequence contains the following coding sequences:
- the Piezo gene encoding piezo-type mechanosensitive ion channel component isoform X5, whose protein sequence is MAFSYACLVLQRVVVPAVLVLASLMRPVGISFVYMLMFFMSPFIPLATRRNFKGSVTAFFIILVALSAFVLLGHIALQVAAVSVSLPIYDCSFSERLLRHIGFMSFVNLQPTAIVEWLAPEVLVFTTALASYLSVKRLAAQTLSAEQLENGELPESQSEHAVNQQAGSVANDANGADVQQATATTPLQQQQQQLRKRVSMISQHIHFEGLIKISPLFCLATLFFAAALRPSVPGGFYFLIFLLAGTYWATCQTLQRGFALLLRCVMVVLVLHSLCIVSYQTPWMQSHLNNTSLTARLIGLEPLIESECVPDIRILLYNNKLSLDSYLNPFALFFAYFALALTTKHLIKPRLEPKPATAFGQQLECNSSGSNNTSNKINRQLSLLTSQATRGGVSGSSRKDSSSAGSGGATTSRPQRLSVSLRREQRATLNEPTETTPLVRQSTRKARSPQALESGGVVPTASSGSRGNDIQLDSLERRSEHENNTTSILDQISYGFVSVGGFIYQNSYIFTNILMMAWSIVYHSWLTFVLLLWANVLWMIPNQRKAMMRSSPFIVLYAELLLVAQYIYGMDLNNDELPTKVSTAGINLQQIGFERPIENQMRPCVPLIVKTAFVLMFWVTSRQFFKEKRDRRRDSTLADIIAPLQITVGSAGSTYLINDGKKTSKFLKKAGDVIKNLLVRLWIWLLVLVIFLCAITGEDMTGFRICYMALFLFFLLVFQSSSKAWVKIMYGFWLFLIFYAMSILILIYTYQFDKFDTYWKDYLNVSQTLQADIGLKLYKTKDLFLHLVSPTIIVILTVIQVHYFHKRFIASLQQQPTSGGAQGNAAAAAQQKRTETGALEAPPLKRRGSASSLRRSVGPTAEGVTGVATTTDFETSVRDLVRISFRKIKNKSEYIFKRFKTVFWRFLELHIMKAVYIAAFVCSVSEVCVLHIVFVGFCVLGATSRKAVQVVISRLISFIVTIIVLSKMIYQIEYLDHSQYSVTCSDNRTANNAEWVGLNKADKLEGGLMGLLRTYIIYMVIVTMHAVISLRQLQMRVKIGENSANQPKLLFQNITRADAEKDLVGLAKYLLNFGFYKFGIEISLIALVSTITYRQDIVAVAYALWLVVILLLKRSQCAKMWGIFQTFFAISILLQYIVLVGLPPSWCMVYPWDEGSFGESIQRWTMLPGALHFNHVPKLIFDFIVLIILNRQKSIFCIEQRYATNDDYPGGSNRSVIADIAQLGRVPFDNPTHDFCSYIRNYSDILKNGVLCGFYWFTLAVVFLAGTNIADLLALGYLIGAFVFLWQGSDFYLRPIKTIISRWKWLLAFNVANILIKTSFQMAGCLFMTPLTNNCCWLVHMLGITCTSNVVKELELVPGDETDLLIGPDGCPKITHQIVLLWDAICFAFIIFQLRIFKSHYFCHIITDTKANNILASRGADIIESLRQKQIAHRHDHEKQVLHKIKRKMERIRATQQKMLRPLDKQTHFDDHGYPLPAPTVRRRKEIKLHPHATRAGDYYMFEEMDDKFELDLIHDEIDFLEEENITESEMKMQRRKTLYDKSKDAPTDFFPSTSKGISKERDAAATTSSPKPAAKDVADLPTTAALATAAPREATSKETSDSKSKMEPDSGDVTAKDSDEDFDTNPIIRLLEGFLVTLTIRLNRFSRNYRFVNRILAGEKKTLKESSSLNRLGLSSAAAMFHFLKSNLESDENGGQPVSSSTPRRSQLATTTTPPTATTISDNEHFSTPLNTNTTTTPLTPPEQKQQQPPHPHDKPPATSTPQQSQPVDDIIEMPVDTVDAASSRKQSISSSPPTKGAGEFNLEEENFAQRDHHIIVEVLISSWYALLANTDLICYIVVFINQVVNASLISLPLPIMVFLWGTLSLPRPTKTFWVTLIAYTQAIVLIKCIFQFKLIWANYHNLPNQPLAPAKIFGVEMKTHYAVYDLILLLVLFLHRYLLKSQGLWKSGYKDVDQQFTKPTASIDDREDSDNMSQPDSRQLNEDAAQKLSLQVSQVSLPGSPEYSKSAINQLERTKYTSSLHKFFFSLVHKSRLATDVYALMFLCDFVNFFVLLFGFTAFGTQQTESDGGVQTYLAENKVPVPFLIMLLVQFLLIVIDRALYLRKALVNKIIFHFFSVIGIHIWMFFVVPAVTERTFNSLAPPIIFYVIKCFYMLLSSYQIKSGYPKRILGNFFTKGFSMVNMIAFKVYMQIPFLYELRTILDWVCIDSTMTIFDWLKMEDIFSNIYLIRCTRQSETDFPAIRAQKKPSLSKLIMGGTVVLLIVICIWGPLCLFALGNAVGTSNVPYQVSVSIRIGPYDPIYTTNNYDSIFEIDSKMYGQMTNAFIKNKQALTFIAGYDATDVAAVKLAGNSPSLWNIAPPDRQRLANDLRNNHTLIARFSYSLTRKAPAKGLKENVGDEHIIKLDETFAGRTALINMLDETYEQLEGKVNSNANETTNVNGTISANDTINANGTTNANGTTNANATIPAKNASEVVVVLPNMIPKFIKVLNSGDAFVVTVLSGKEQEYRPLVIKMHRDNATNGLWWEIRDFCSDSFYTNTLKDLPYSDCSSGIVMYTFNDKKFPSTFSFLTAGGIIGLYTTFVLLASRFMKSFIGGQNRKIMFEDLPYVDRVLQLCLDIYLVREALEFALEEDLFAKLLFLYRSPETLIKWTRPKEDYMDDDGDTDSIPSRMSVRRPEQLQQHQYQQQQQQ, encoded by the exons ATGGCCTTCAGCTATGCCTGCCTTGTGCTCCAGCGCGTCGTTGTGCCGGCCGTGCTCGTGTTGG CTTCGCTGATGCGGCCGGTGGGCATATCGTTTGTGTACATGTTAATGTTCTTCATGTCGCCATTCATACCACTCGCAACGCGCCGCAACTTCAAGGGTTCTGTCACCGCCTTCTTTATCATCCTGGTGGCATTGAGCGCCTTTGTGCTGCTGGGTCACATTGCGCTTCAGGTGGCAGCTGTCAGCGTCTCGTTGCCCATCTACGATTGCTCCTTCAGCGAGCGACTGCTGCGTCACATTGGCTTCATGAGTTTTGTGAACTTGCA gCCCACAGCCATCGTTGAGTGGCTGGCACCGGAGGTTTTGGTCTTTACCACGGCGCTGGCCTCGTATCTCAGCGTGAAGCGCTTGGCCGCACAAACGCTGAGCGCCGAGCAGCTGGAGAATGGCGAACTGCCAGAATCGCAGTCGGAGCATGCTGTTAACCAGCAGGCGGGCAGCGTTGCCAACGATGCCAACGGCGCCGATGTGCAACAGGCGACTGCCACCACGccgctgcaacaacagcagcagcagctgcgtaaACGCGTCTCCATGATCAGCCAGCACATACACTTTGAGGGATTGATCAAGATAT cacCTCTTTTCTGCCTGGCCACATTGTTTTTTGCGGCCGCACTGCGTCCATCTGTGCCGGGTGGCTTTTATTTTCTCATTTTCCTGCTGGCGGGCACCTACTGGGCAACCTGCCAGACGCTGCAACG tggctttgctttgctgctgcgctgcgtGATGGTCGTCCTTGTGCTGCATTCGCTGTGCATTGTTTCCTATCAGACGCCCTGGATGCAGAGCCATCTCAATAATACCAGCCTGACGGCACG TTTGATTGGCCTGGAGCCGCTCATTGAGTCCGAATGCGTGCCGGATATACGCATCCTGCTGTACAATAATAAACTCTCCCTGGACTCGTATCTCAATCCGTTCGCCTTGTTCTTTGCCTACTTTGCGCTGGCGCTGACCACAAAGCATCTCATCAAGCCGCGG CTGGAGCCGAAGCCTGCCACCGCCTTTGGGCAGCAGCTCGAGTGCaatagcagcggcagcaacaacaccagcaacaaaatcaacCGTCAGCTTTCGTTGCTCACGTCGCAGGCAACACGCGGCGGCGTCTCCGGCAGCAGTCGCAAGGATAGCTCCAGTGCCGGCAGCGGAGGCGCCACAACAAGTCGCCCACAGCGTTTGAGT GTTTCTTTGCGCCGTGAACAGCGTGCAACGTTAAATGAACCGACTGAGACGACGCCT CTGGTGCGCCAGAGCACACGCAAGGCGCGCTCGCCCCAGGCACTGGAGTCCGGCGGTGTGGTTCCGACAGCGTCCAGTGGCTCTCGCGGCAATGATATACAGCTGGACTCGCTGGAGAGACGTTCCGAGCATGAAAATAATACCACCTCCATACTCGATCAAATCTCATACGGTTTTGTCAGCGTCGGCGGCTTCATCTATCAGAATAGCTATATATTCACCAATATTCTGATGATG GCCTGGTCCATAGTCTACCACAGCTGGCTGAcctttgtgctgctgctgtgggcgAATGTGCTGTGGATGATACCCAATCAGCGCAAGGCCATGATGCGTTCCAGTCCATTTATTGTGCTGTATgcggagctgctgctggtggcccAATATATCTATGGCATGGATCTGAACAACGACGAGCTGCCGACCAAGGTCTCA ACGGCGGGCATTAATCTGCAACAGATTGGCTTCGAGCGACCCATTGAGAATCAAATGCGTCCGTGTGTGCCGCTGATAGTGAAGACCGCGTTTGTGCTAATGTTCTGGGTGACTTCGCGCCAGTTCTTTAAGGAGAAGCGGGACAGACGACGCGATAGCACGTTGGCGGACATTATAGCACCGCTGCAGATAACCGTGGGCTCGGCGGGCTCCACCTACCTCATCAACGATGGCAAGAAGACCTCAAAGTTCCTAAAGAAAGCTGGCGATGTGATTAAGAATTTGCTGGTGCGCCTCTGGATCTGGCTGCTGGTGTTGGTCATCTTTTTGTGCGCCATTACGGGCGAGGATATGACCGGTTTTCGCATCTGCTATATGGCATTGTTCCTATTCTTCTTGCTGGTGTTTCAATCATCGTCCAAGGCCTGGGTTAAGATCATGTACGGCTTTTGGCTGTTCCTAATCTTTTACGCCATGTCcatattgatattgatctaTACATATCAGTTTGATAAGTTTGACACCTACTGGAAGGACTATCTCAATGTGTCCCAAACGCT GCAAGCTGATATTGGCCTGAAGCTATACAAGACTAAGGATCTGTTCCTGCACTTGGTATCGCCCACGATTATTGTCATATTGACTGTGATACAGGTGCATTACTTCCACAAGCGCTTCATTGCCtccctgcagcagcagcctacGTCTGGCGGGGCACAAGgcaacgccgccgccgccgcacaACAGAAGCGCACAGAAACAGGTGCCTTGGAGGCACCGCCACTGAAGCGTCGCGGCAGCGCCAGTTCCTTGCGCCGTTCCGTTGGTCCCACAGCTGAAGGCGTAACGGGCGTTGCAACCACCACCGATTTTGAGACATCGGTACGGGATTTGGTGCGCATCTCGTTCCGCAAGATCAAAAACAAATCGGAGTACATATTCAAGCGTTTCAAGACCGTCTTCTGGCGCTTCCTGGAGCTGCACATCATGAAGGCCGTTTATATAGCGGCCTTCGTGTGCAGCGTCAGCGAAGTATGCGTCCTGCACATTGTCTTTGTGGGCTTCTGTGTGCTAGGCGCCACCTCTCGCAAGGCTGTGCAGGTGGTTATCAGTCGCCTGATTAGCTTCATAGTTACCATCATTGTGCTGTCCAAGATGATATATCAAATCGAGTATTTGGATCATTCGCAATATAGCGTCACCTGC TCGGACAATCGCACCGCCAACAATGCCGAATGGGTGGGCCTCAACAAGGCCGATAAACTGGAGGGCGGTCTAATGGGTCTGCTGCGCACCTACATTATTTATATGGTGATTGTCACCATGCACGCGGTCATATCGCTGCGCCAGCTCCAGATGCGCGTCAAGATTGGCGAGAATAGCGCCAATCAGCCAAAGCTGCTCTTCCAGAATATCACGCGTGCCGATGCTGAGAAGGATTTGGTTGGCCTGGCCAAGTATTTGTTGAACTTTGGCTTTTATAAATTCGGCATTGAGATATCGCTGATAGCCCTTGTCTCGACCATTACGTACCGTCAGGATATTGTTGCGGTAGCCTATGCCCTGTGGCTGGTCGTCATCCTGCTGCTAAAGCGTTCGCAGTGTGCCAAAATGTGGGGCATATTCCAGACCTTCTTCGCCATCTCCATACTGCTGCAGTATATTGTGCTGGTGGGTCTGCCGCCTAGCTGGTGTATGG TGTATCCTTGGGATGAGGGATCCTTTGGCGAGAGCATTCAACGCTGGACCATGCTGCCGGGCGCCTTGCACTTCAATCATGTGCCCAAGCTGATCTTCGATTTCATTGTGCTCATCATACTGAATCGCCAGAAGAGCATCTTCTGCATTGAGCAGCGGTATGCTACCAATGATGATTATCCCGGTGGCAGCAATCGCAGTGTAATTGCGGACATTGCCCAGTTGGGACGTGTGCCATTTGACAATCCCACGCATGATTTCTGCTCCTATATACGCAACTATTCGGATATATTGAAGAATGGCGTTTTGTGTGGCTTCTATTGGTTCACCTTGGCTGTGGTCTTTCTGGCCGGCACTAATATAGCGGATCTGCTGGCGCTGGGCTATTTGATTGGCGCCTTTGTGTTCCTCTGGCAGGGCTCTGATTTTTATTTGCGTCCCATCAAAACAATCATCAGCCGCTGGAAATGGCTGCTGGCCTTCAATGTGGCCAATATACTGATCAAGACAAGCTTCCAAATGGCGGGCTGTTTATTTATGACGCCGCTGACCAACAACTGCTGCTGGCTGGTGCATATGTTGGGCATTACCTGCACCAGCAATGTGGTCAAGGAGCTGGAACTGGTGCCCGGCGATGAGACGGATCTACTGATTGGACCCGATGGCTGCCCCAAGATCACGCATCAAATTGTGCTGCTCTGGGATGCGATTTGTTTTGCGTTTATCATATTTCAGTTGCGCATCTTTAAGTCGCATTATTTCTGTCATATCATCACGGACACCAAGGCAAACAATATACTCGCCTCCAG AGGCGCGGACATTATTGAGAGCCTGCGGCAGAAGCAAATTGCCCATCGTCATGACCATGAGAAGCAGGTGCTGCACAAGATTAAGCGCAAAATGGAACGCATACGTGCCACACAACAGAAGATGCTGCGTCCACTGGATAAACAGACCCACTTTGATG ACCATGGTTATCCACTTCCTGCACCAACAGTACGCAGAAGGAAGGAAATTAAATTGCATCCACATG CTACGCGCGCCGGCGACTATTATATGTTTGAGGAAATGGATGACAAGTTCGAGCTGGATTTAATACACGATGAGATTGATTTTCTCGAGGAGGAAAACATAACGGAAagcgaaatgaaaatgcaGCGACGCAAGACGCTATACGAT AAATCAAAGGATGCGCCCACCGATTTCTTTCCCTCGACGAGCAAGGGCATCTCCAAGGAACGCGATGCAGCGGCCACCACAAGCAGTCCCAAGCCAGCTGCCAAGGATGTAGCCGATTTGCCAACAACGGCTGCATTGGCGACGGCAGCGCCACGCGAGGCCACCTCCAAGGAGACCTCGGACAGTAAATCGAAAATGGAACCGGATAGCGGCGATGTGACGGCCAAGGATTCGGATGAGGATTTCGATACGAATCCCATTATACGCCTGCTGGAGGGCTTTCTGGTTACCTTAACCATACGCCTGAATCGCTTCTCGCGCAATTATCGCTTCGTCAATCGGATTTTGGCGGGCGAGAAGAAAACTCTCAAA GAATCCAGCTCGCTGAATCGTTTGGGCCTCTCCAGCGCCGCGGCCATGTTCCATTTTCTGAAATCGAATCTCGAGAG TGATGAAAACGGTGGTCAGCCAGTTTCATCATCTACACCGCGTCGCTCACAGctggccacaacaacaacaccgcccacagcaacaacaatatcagaCAATGAACACTTCAGCACACCACTtaacacaaatacaacaaccaCACCGCTCACACCGccagaacaaaaacaacagcaaccaccACATCCACACGATAAACCACCAGCAACCAGTACGCCACAGCAATCACAACCAGTCGACGATATCATCGAAATGCCTGTAGATACCGTTGATGCAGCAAGCTCTAG AAAACAATCAATCAGTTCATCGCCGCCAACGAAAGG CGCTGGTGAATTCAATCTGGAGGAGGAGAACTTTGCGCAGCGGGATCATCACATCATTGTCGAGGTGCTAATTTCCTCCTGGTATGCGCTACTGGCCAATACGGATCTCATTTGTTATATTGTGGTGTTCATCAATCAG GTGGTCAATGCCAGTCTCATCTCGTTACCGCTGCCCATTATGGTGTTCCTTTGGGGCACACTATCGCTGCCGCGTCCCACGAAAACGTTTTGGGTCACATTGATTGCATACACGCAGGCCATTGTCCTGATCAAGTGCATCTTTCAGTTCAAATTGATTTGGGCCAACTATCACAATTTGCCCAATCAGCCGCTCGCGCCGGCCAAAATCTTTGGCGTCGAGATGAAAACCCACTATGCGGTCTATGATTTGATAttgctgttggtgctgttCCTGCATCGCTATCTGCTCAAGTCGCAGGGCCTGTGGAAGTCCGGCTACAAGGATGTAGATCAGCAGTTTACCAAGCCCACGGCCAGCAT CGATGATCGCGAGGATAGCGATAATATGTCACAGCCGGACTCCCGCCAGCTAAATGAGGATGCCGCACAGAAGCTCAGCCTGCAGGTTAGCCAGGTCTCCCTGCCTGGCTCGCCCGAGTACAGCAAATCGGCTATCAATCAATTGGA ACGCACTAAGTATACGTCCTCGCTGCACAAGTTCTTCTTCAGTCTGGTGCACAAATCCCGCCTGGCCACCGATGTCTATGCGCTGATGTTCCTCTGCGATTTTGTGAACTTCTTTGTGCTGCTCTTCGGCTTTACCGCATTTGGC ACTCAACAAACGGAGAGCGATGGCGGCGTCCAAACCTATTTGGCGGAGAATAAGGTGCCGGTGCCGTTTCTGATCATGTTGCTGGTGCAGTTCCTGTTGATTGTCATCGATCGAGCACTTTATCTGCGCAAGGCTTTGGTCAACAAGATCATATTCCATTTCTTCTCGGTTATTGGCATACACATCTGGATGTTCTTTGTGGTACCGGCTGTGACGGAGCGAACATTCAATTCGCTCGCACCGCCAATTATATTCTATGTGATCAAGTGCTTCTATATGCTGCTGAGCTCCTATCAGATCAAGTCGGGCTATCCGAAGCGCATTCTGGGCAACTTCTTTACCAAGGGCTTCTCGATGGTCAATATGATTGCGTTCAAGGTGTACATGCAGATACCCTTCCTTTATGAGTTGCGCACCATACTCGACTGGGTGTGCATTGATAGCACCATGACCATCTTTGATTGGCTTAAAATGGAGGACATCTTCTCGAATATATATCTGATACGTTGCACCCGGCAATCGGAAACGGATTTCCCTGCAATTCGCGCACAGAAAAAGCCCTCCCTCTCCAAGCTAATAATGGGCGGCACTGTTGTTTTATTGATTGTCATCTGTATTTGGGGACCGCTCTGCTTGTTTGCGTTGGGCAATGCTGTGGGCACGTCGAATGTGCCCTATCAGGTGTCGGTGTCCATACGCATCGGTCCCTACGATCCCATATATACGACCAATAACTATGATAGCATATTTGAGATTGACTCCAAGATGTATGGCCAGATGACGAACGCGTTCATTAAGAACAAACAGGCGTTGACCTTTATAGCTGGCTACGATGCCACCGATGTGGCTGCTGTCAAGCTGGCGGGCAACTCGCCTTCACTGTGGAATATAGCTCCGCCGGATAGGCAGCGCTTGGCCAACGATTTGCGTAACA ATCACACGCTCATTGCGCGCTTTTCCTATTCGCTGACTCGCAAGGCGCCCGCCAAGGGACTCAAGGAAAACGTGGGCGATGAGCACATCATCAAGCTGGATGAAACGTTCGCGGGACGCACTGCACTTATCAATATGCTCGACGAGACATATGAGCAACTGGAGGGCAAGGTCAATAGCAATGCCAATGAGACTACCAATGTCAATGGCACCATCAGTGCAAACGACACCATCAATGCGAATGGCACCACCAATGCGAATGGCACcaccaatgccaatgccaccATCCCAGCCAAAAACGCAAG